From the Anolis sagrei isolate rAnoSag1 chromosome 12, rAnoSag1.mat, whole genome shotgun sequence genome, one window contains:
- the PEX11B gene encoding peroxisomal membrane protein 11B, whose translation MEPWVRFSAQSQAKERALRAAQYACTLLGYTLRKNGASPGFLASVTQLEAHLSLGRKLFRLGNSAEALEAAKRAIHLSDVVLRFCITVGHLNRAMYFACDNILWAGRAGLVPHMDQEKWSQRSFRYYLFALILNLSRDAYEVRLLMEREVNGRPSQKTAASSVASGGHASEVPAGGRSPSLQRLALRVRLQLRLLSRVLRNNPPLLLDLAKNACDLFIPLDKLGLYKTGPGFVGLCGLASSVLSILAILHPWLKLKP comes from the exons ATGGAGCCCTGGGTCCGGTTCAGCGCCCAGAGCCAGGCCAAGGAGCGCGCCCTCAG GGCCGCCCAGTATGCCTGCACTTTGCTTGGCTACACCCTCCGAAAGAATGGGGCCAGCCCCGGCTTCCTGGCCAGCGTCACGCAGCTCGAGGCCCACCTCAGCCTCGGCCGCAAAC TCTTCCGCCTGGGGAACTCGGCCGAGGCGCTGGAGGCGGCCAAGAGGGCCATCCACCTCTCGGACGTGGTCCTGCGCTTCTGCATCACCGTCGGCCACCTCAACCGGGCCATGTACTTCGCCTGCGACAACATCCTCTGGGCCGGGCGGGCCGGCCTCGTCCCCCACATGGACCAGGAGAAGTGGAGCCAGCGCTCCTTCCG GTACTACCTCTTTGCGCTGATCCTGAACCTGAGCCGGGACGCCTACGAGGTCCGGCTCCTGATGGAGCGCGAGGTCAATGGCCGGCCTTCCCAGAAGACAGCCGCCTCCTCCGTGGCGTCCGGGGGCCACGCCAGCGAGGTCCCCGCGGGGGGTCGGTCCCCCAGCCTGCAGCGCCTGGCCCTGCGCGTCCGGCTGCAGCTGCGCCTCCTCTCCCGCGTCCTGCGCAACAACCCCCCGCTGCTGCTGGACCTGGCCAAGAACGCCTGCGACCTCTTCATCCCGCTGGACAAGCTGGGCCTCTACAAGACTGGGCCGGGCTTCGTGGGCCTCTGCGGCCTGGCCTCCTCCGTCCTCTCCATCCTGGCCATCCTCCACCCCTGGCTCAAGCTCAAGCCCTGA